From Hippoglossus stenolepis isolate QCI-W04-F060 chromosome 4, HSTE1.2, whole genome shotgun sequence, a single genomic window includes:
- the clns1a gene encoding methylosome subunit pICln isoform X2 produces MVLLKNLQPPTGGVRLQQADTAAVLDGQRLGCGTLYVTEARLSWFDGSGMGFSLEYPNIGLHAISRDVSTFPQEHLYVMVNGKLSGENEAEMAEKPADEDKEEEEENGGGSSSGDDGEEGPITEIRFVPSDKAALEPMFSAMCECQALHPDPEDDDSDNDFEGEEYDVEEAEAEHGHADIPTFYTCDEGLSSLTQEGQATLQRLEGMLAQSVSQQYHMAGVRTEESKAEFEDGMEVDAAAMEPGQFEDADVEH; encoded by the exons ATGGTTCTCCTGAAGAACCTCCAGCCGCCCACCGGGGGCGTCCGGCTGCAGCAGGCCGACACCGCGGCGGTGCTGGACGGGCAGCGGCTCGGCTGCGGGACGCTCTACGTCACTGAAGC GCGTCTGTCGTGGTTCGACGGCTCAGGGATGGGTTTCTCTCTGGAGTATCCCAACATCGGCCTGCACGCCATCTCCAGAGACGTCAGCACTTTCCCTCAGGAACATCTGTACGTCATGGTCAATGGAAAACTCAGCG GTGAGAATGAGGCAGAAATGGCAGAGAAACCAGCTgatgaagacaaagaagaagaagaagaaaatggcggcggcagcagcagtggtgatgATGGCGAAGAAGGACCAATCACAGAGATTCGATTTGTGCCCAGCGACAAGGCGGCAT TGGAGCCCATGTTCTCTGCGATGTGCGAGTGCCAGGCGCTGCACCCCGACCCCGAAGACGACGACTCCGACAACGACTTTGAAGGAGAAGAGTACGACGTGGAGGAGGCTG AAGCAG agCACGGCCACGCCGACATCCCGACCTTCTACACCTGTGACGAGGGTCTGTCATCGCTCACGCAGGAGGGCCAGGCCACGCTGCAGAGGCTGGAGGGAATGTTGGCCCAGAGCGTTTCTCAGCAGTACCACATGGCCGGAGTCCGGACTGAGGAGAGCAAAGCTGAGTTTGAAG ATGGTATGGAGGTGGATGCAGCAGCGATGGAGCCCGGTCAGTTCGAGGACGCAGACGTTGAGCACTG A
- the clns1a gene encoding methylosome subunit pICln isoform X1 — protein MVLLKNLQPPTGGVRLQQADTAAVLDGQRLGCGTLYVTEARLSWFDGSGMGFSLEYPNIGLHAISRDVSTFPQEHLYVMVNGKLSGENEAEMAEKPADEDKEEEEENGGGSSSGDDGEEGPITEIRFVPSDKAALEPMFSAMCECQALHPDPEDDDSDNDFEGEEYDVEEAEAEHGHADIPTFYTCDEGLSSLTQEGQATLQRLEGMLAQSVSQQYHMAGVRTEESKAEFEDGMEVDAAAMEPGQFEDADVEHW, from the exons ATGGTTCTCCTGAAGAACCTCCAGCCGCCCACCGGGGGCGTCCGGCTGCAGCAGGCCGACACCGCGGCGGTGCTGGACGGGCAGCGGCTCGGCTGCGGGACGCTCTACGTCACTGAAGC GCGTCTGTCGTGGTTCGACGGCTCAGGGATGGGTTTCTCTCTGGAGTATCCCAACATCGGCCTGCACGCCATCTCCAGAGACGTCAGCACTTTCCCTCAGGAACATCTGTACGTCATGGTCAATGGAAAACTCAGCG GTGAGAATGAGGCAGAAATGGCAGAGAAACCAGCTgatgaagacaaagaagaagaagaagaaaatggcggcggcagcagcagtggtgatgATGGCGAAGAAGGACCAATCACAGAGATTCGATTTGTGCCCAGCGACAAGGCGGCAT TGGAGCCCATGTTCTCTGCGATGTGCGAGTGCCAGGCGCTGCACCCCGACCCCGAAGACGACGACTCCGACAACGACTTTGAAGGAGAAGAGTACGACGTGGAGGAGGCTG AAGCAG agCACGGCCACGCCGACATCCCGACCTTCTACACCTGTGACGAGGGTCTGTCATCGCTCACGCAGGAGGGCCAGGCCACGCTGCAGAGGCTGGAGGGAATGTTGGCCCAGAGCGTTTCTCAGCAGTACCACATGGCCGGAGTCCGGACTGAGGAGAGCAAAGCTGAGTTTGAAG ATGGTATGGAGGTGGATGCAGCAGCGATGGAGCCCGGTCAGTTCGAGGACGCAGACGTTGAGCACTGGTAA
- the LOC118105948 gene encoding aquaporin-11 translates to MMLICSGPDAASSRKDPQSPSGAEASTRRRERHSGGERDPRPGRRLRSSPESVPAREHRSPGEMSADVAVTLLVLAGIVGLSDATRRLLTRSLARTGLCVYAVELVSTFQLCCCTHELKLLSEVGGIEPRVALSLTYLAAVVHGLTFSGATGNPTGTLEHAYRARITGGGAVRRIACQFAAAAAARAAVPVMWGLGLSRLHVRHKLLGYRCVSPVHAPLHQAAAVELACAFAVQTALTYTRLVDEKYRVHAVAGVIASVVYAGGSLTGAVFNPALAFSTQFPCSGHSFLEYCVVYWLGPLLGMMSSVLLFDKLGPRLSRKPTSVPRPVETKKRT, encoded by the exons ATGATGCTCATTTGCTCCGGACCAGATGCCGCATCCTCCCGGAAAGATCCGCAGAGCCCGAGCGGAGCTGAAGCTTCCACCCGCCGGAGGGAGCGACAttcagggggagagagagacccgAGGCCGGGGAGGAGACTCCGCTCATCACCGGAGTCTGTCCCCGCCAGAGAGCACCGGTCTCCCGGGGAAATGAGTGCAGACGTGGCGGTGACCCTGCTCGTGCTCGCGGGGATCGTCGGGCTCAGCGATGCGACCCGCAGGTTGCTCACCAGGAGCCTCGCGCGCACGGGGCTGTGCGTGTACGCGGTGGAGCTCGTGTCCACCTTccagctgtgctgctgcacGCACGAGCTTAAACTGCTGTCCGAAGTGGGCGGGATCGAACCTCGCGTCGCGCTTAGCCTGACCTACCTGGCAGCCGTGGTGCACGGACTCACGTTCAGCGGCGCCACCGGTAACCCCACCGGGACCCTCGAGCACGCGTACCGCGCGAGGATCACGGGCGGCGGCGCCGTGCGGAGGATCGCGTGCCAGTTCGCCGCGGCCGCCGCTGCACGAGCCGCGGTCCCGGTGATGTGGGGACTCGGGCTGTCGAGGCTGCACGTGCGGCACAAGCTGCTCGGTTACCGGTGCGTGAGCCCGGTTCACGCGCCTCTGCACCAGGCCGCCGCCGTGGAGCTCGCGTGCGCCTTTGCGGTGCAGACTGCCCTCACGTACACGCGATTGGTGGATGAGAAATACCGCGTGCACGCGGTAGCTGGGGTCATCGCCTCAGTGGTTTATGCAG gcGGCAGTTTGACAGGAGCCGTGTTTAATCCGGCCTTGGCCTTCTCCACTCAGTTCCCCTGCAGCGGACACTCCTTCCTGGAGTACTGTGTGGTCTACTGGCTGGGTCCACTGCTGG GTATGATGAGCTCGGTGCTGCTGTTTGATAAACTCGGCCCTCGGTTGTCAAGGAAACCAACGTCTGTCCCTCGTCCCGTGGAGACAAAGAAGAGGACATGA